Proteins from a single region of Sinorhizobium alkalisoli:
- a CDS encoding ArsC family reductase, with product MTVTIFGIKNCDTMKKARSWLDGRGTAYRFHDYKAESIDRARLERWCAELGWEAVLNRAGTTFRKLDDAEKQELTAEKAIALMLKQPSMIKRPVLENGSKLVVGFKPELYEAEFGA from the coding sequence ATGACGGTTACGATTTTCGGCATTAAGAACTGCGATACGATGAAAAAAGCGCGAAGCTGGCTAGACGGCCGCGGGACTGCCTACCGGTTCCATGACTACAAGGCCGAGAGTATCGACCGCGCCCGCCTGGAACGCTGGTGTGCCGAGCTTGGCTGGGAAGCGGTGCTGAACCGCGCCGGCACGACCTTTCGCAAGCTCGACGACGCCGAGAAGCAGGAACTGACGGCGGAAAAGGCGATCGCGCTGATGCTGAAGCAGCCGTCGATGATCAAGCGGCCGGTGCTAGAGAACGGGAGCAAACTGGTCGTCGGCTTCAAGCCCGAACTCTACGAAGCCGAGTTCGGGGCGTAA
- a CDS encoding YitT family protein, translating into MRSLDKTAIEAPPVDRHRFYEDVLAIVTGALVVSLGVVIYSKAVLLTGSTAGLALLLQYATGSSFWLMFSLVNLPFYLLAIKRLGWVFALRTFAAVSLVSLFSRLTAGWVEFARVDPVYATIAGGALMGMGLLILFRHRTGLGGINIVAIYLQERCGIRAGYFQLGVDLAILTAAAFVLPPANLALSIIGATVVNLMLAINHKPGRYVGVT; encoded by the coding sequence ATGAGATCCCTGGATAAGACAGCTATCGAGGCCCCGCCGGTGGACCGCCACCGGTTTTACGAGGATGTGCTCGCCATCGTGACCGGGGCGCTCGTCGTGTCGCTCGGGGTGGTGATCTACAGCAAGGCGGTGTTGCTGACCGGCAGCACCGCCGGGCTGGCGCTGCTCCTGCAATACGCCACCGGATCGAGTTTTTGGCTGATGTTCTCGCTCGTCAATCTGCCCTTCTACTTGCTGGCGATCAAGCGGCTCGGCTGGGTCTTCGCCCTCAGAACCTTTGCCGCCGTCAGTCTCGTCTCGCTTTTTTCCCGCCTGACCGCCGGATGGGTGGAGTTCGCCCGGGTCGATCCGGTCTACGCCACCATCGCCGGCGGCGCCCTGATGGGAATGGGCCTGCTCATCCTCTTCCGCCACCGCACCGGTCTCGGCGGCATCAACATCGTGGCGATCTACCTGCAGGAAAGATGCGGCATCCGCGCCGGCTATTTCCAGCTCGGCGTCGACCTGGCGATCCTCACGGCCGCCGCCTTCGTGCTGCCGCCGGCAAATCTCGCGCTCTCGATCATCGGCGCTACCGTGGTGAACCTCATGCTGGCGATCAACCACAAGCCCGGCCGCTATGTCGGCGTGACCTGA